One Bosea sp. 685 DNA segment encodes these proteins:
- a CDS encoding ABC transporter permease yields MNRALSQRATPYWLTGPALLVFLGLVVIPLAMTVLLSFYDWGQYKGIVPEFTLKNFHEIFTDSYFFEIFLRTFRIAVLVTLFCMLIGVPEAYILNRMSPAWRGICLLAIIGPLLVSVVARTLGWALLLGSTGLVNQGLMAAGLIRAPLEFMFTETGVVVALIHVLIPFMILAVWASLQRLDPQIENAALSLGAGRITIWRRVILPQIVPGMLSGGIIVFALAASAFASPAIIGGRRLKVASTLAYDEFLNTLNWPLGAAVAVLLLAALVAITVGSNRLIERRYAQVFE; encoded by the coding sequence ATGAATCGCGCCCTCTCGCAACGCGCCACGCCCTATTGGCTGACGGGACCAGCCCTGCTCGTCTTCCTCGGCCTGGTCGTCATTCCCCTGGCGATGACCGTGCTGCTCTCCTTCTACGATTGGGGCCAGTACAAGGGCATCGTGCCGGAGTTCACGCTGAAGAACTTCCACGAGATCTTCACCGATTCCTATTTCTTCGAAATCTTCCTGCGCACCTTCCGGATTGCCGTGCTGGTGACGCTGTTTTGCATGCTGATCGGCGTGCCGGAGGCCTATATCCTCAACCGCATGTCACCGGCTTGGCGCGGCATCTGCCTGCTCGCCATCATCGGGCCGCTTCTGGTCTCGGTCGTGGCGCGCACGCTCGGCTGGGCGCTGCTCCTGGGCTCGACCGGCCTCGTCAACCAGGGGCTGATGGCGGCTGGGCTGATCCGCGCTCCGCTCGAATTCATGTTCACCGAAACGGGCGTGGTGGTGGCGCTGATCCATGTCCTCATCCCCTTCATGATCCTCGCCGTCTGGGCCTCGCTGCAGCGGCTCGACCCACAGATCGAGAACGCCGCGCTCTCGCTCGGAGCAGGCAGGATCACGATCTGGCGTCGCGTGATCCTGCCGCAGATCGTGCCCGGCATGCTGTCTGGCGGTATCATCGTCTTCGCGCTGGCGGCGAGCGCCTTCGCCTCGCCCGCGATCATTGGCGGAAGACGTCTCAAGGTCGCCTCCACGCTCGCCTATGACGAGTTCCTGAACACGCTGAACTGGCCGCTCGGCGCGGCCGTCGCCGTGCTGCTGCTCGCCGCTCTCGTCGCCATCACCGTCGGCTCCAACCGGCTGATCGAACGCCGCTACGCACAGGTGTTCGAATGA
- a CDS encoding ABC transporter ATP-binding protein, giving the protein MSHLVLEGLGKSYGSAVAVEGLDLLVERGEFVSLLGPSGCGKTTTLQMIAGFVPVDRGRILLDGGDLVAVPPNKRGLGIVFQSYALFPHMTVAENIAFGLEMRGIDKAERETRTLEAMALVGLKGFADRYPRRMSGGQQQRVALARALVIKPALLLLDEPLSNLDAKLREEMQSELRQIQRSIGTTTILVTHDQHEAMALSDRIVLMNQGRVEQIGAPDAVYGKPASAFVASFLGKTNVLRGTGDGSGAVSIGAFSLPIADAGAGPVQLAVRPERLSLAAAGAPGFEARVTSRVFQGAHWLLTADSAAGPLILMRHNDGQPVPAEGETVKLSFAPSDAALLASGDAR; this is encoded by the coding sequence ATGTCGCATCTCGTACTCGAAGGGCTGGGCAAGTCCTATGGCAGCGCCGTTGCCGTCGAAGGGCTCGACCTTTTGGTCGAGCGCGGAGAGTTCGTCTCGCTGCTCGGCCCCTCCGGCTGCGGCAAGACCACGACCTTGCAGATGATCGCCGGCTTCGTGCCCGTCGACCGGGGCCGCATCCTGCTCGATGGCGGTGATCTCGTCGCCGTGCCGCCCAACAAGCGCGGGCTCGGCATCGTCTTCCAGAGCTATGCGCTGTTCCCGCATATGACGGTGGCTGAGAATATCGCCTTCGGGCTCGAGATGCGCGGGATCGACAAGGCCGAGCGCGAGACACGCACGCTGGAGGCGATGGCGCTGGTCGGGCTGAAGGGCTTCGCCGATCGCTATCCAAGGCGCATGTCGGGCGGACAGCAGCAGCGTGTCGCACTCGCCCGCGCTCTGGTGATCAAGCCGGCGCTGCTCCTGCTCGACGAGCCCCTCTCCAATCTCGACGCCAAGCTGCGCGAGGAGATGCAGAGCGAGTTGCGCCAGATCCAGCGCTCGATCGGTACGACGACGATCCTCGTCACCCATGACCAGCACGAGGCGATGGCGCTGTCGGACCGGATCGTGCTGATGAACCAGGGCCGCGTCGAGCAGATCGGCGCGCCCGACGCCGTCTATGGCAAGCCCGCCAGCGCGTTCGTCGCGAGCTTTCTCGGCAAGACCAACGTTTTGCGCGGCACCGGTGATGGCAGCGGCGCGGTCAGCATCGGCGCCTTCTCGCTACCGATCGCAGATGCGGGCGCAGGCCCGGTCCAGCTCGCGGTCCGGCCGGAGCGGCTCAGTCTGGCCGCGGCAGGCGCGCCCGGTTTCGAGGCGCGCGTGACCAGCCGCGTTTTCCAGGGCGCGCATTGGCTGCTGACGGCCGACAGCGCGGCGGGCCCGCTCATCCTGATGCGCCATAATGACGGCCAGCCCGTCCCGGCCGAGGGCGAGACCGTGAAGCTGAGCTTCGCCCCCTCGGACGCCGCGCTGCTTGCATCGGGGGACGCGCGATGA
- a CDS encoding ABC transporter substrate-binding protein, with product MKFASMKFAWVGLLLTTTALGTAGAAMAQQKTLFVAGYGGSYEQTMRKEVIPAFEKQANVKIEYVAGNSTDTLAKLQAQKGNQQIDVAIVDDGPAYQAVALGFCGTLTDGPVYKDVAPVMKFKSNKGVGLGLVGTGLFYNKKIFDENKWPAPTSWNDLKAKTYGKKIVVPPINNTYGLHALIAFAQLGGGGESNIEAGFKAFKDKINPNIVAYEPSPAKMTELFQNGQAVLGVWGSGRVKAFADTGFPVEFVYPKEGGYALGVAACPIEGSKNAAEANAFIQFMLSPPIQKVMATGAGFGPANTTVTLTTEEQKGLPYGEDVKKLKAVDWDIANAKREEWTKRWNREVER from the coding sequence ATGAAATTCGCTTCTATGAAATTCGCTTGGGTAGGACTGCTGCTGACCACCACGGCGCTCGGCACGGCCGGAGCGGCCATGGCGCAGCAGAAGACGTTGTTCGTCGCCGGCTATGGCGGCTCCTATGAGCAGACGATGCGCAAGGAGGTCATTCCGGCCTTCGAGAAGCAGGCCAACGTCAAGATCGAATACGTCGCCGGCAACTCCACGGACACGCTGGCCAAGCTGCAGGCGCAGAAAGGCAACCAGCAGATCGACGTCGCCATCGTCGATGACGGCCCGGCCTATCAGGCCGTGGCGCTCGGCTTCTGCGGCACGCTGACCGACGGCCCCGTCTACAAGGACGTCGCGCCGGTGATGAAGTTCAAGTCGAACAAGGGCGTCGGGCTCGGCCTCGTCGGCACGGGCCTGTTCTACAACAAGAAGATCTTCGACGAGAACAAATGGCCGGCGCCGACCTCCTGGAACGATCTCAAGGCCAAGACCTACGGCAAGAAGATCGTGGTCCCGCCGATCAACAACACCTACGGCCTGCATGCCCTCATCGCCTTCGCGCAGCTCGGCGGCGGCGGCGAGAGCAATATCGAGGCCGGCTTCAAGGCCTTCAAGGACAAGATCAACCCCAACATCGTCGCCTATGAGCCCTCCCCGGCGAAGATGACCGAACTCTTCCAGAACGGGCAGGCCGTGCTCGGCGTCTGGGGTTCGGGCCGCGTCAAGGCCTTCGCCGACACCGGCTTCCCGGTCGAGTTCGTCTATCCCAAGGAAGGCGGCTATGCGCTCGGCGTTGCCGCCTGCCCGATCGAGGGCTCCAAGAACGCCGCCGAGGCCAACGCCTTCATCCAGTTCATGCTCTCGCCGCCGATCCAGAAGGTGATGGCGACCGGAGCCGGCTTCGGCCCGGCCAACACCACGGTGACACTGACGACCGAGGAGCAGAAGGGCCTGCCCTATGGCGAGGACGTGAAGAAGCTCAAGGCGGTCGACTGGGACATCGCCAATGCCAAGCGCGAGGAATGGACCAAGCGCTGGAACCGCGAGGTTGAGCGGTAA
- a CDS encoding LysR substrate-binding domain-containing protein yields MLNPRQIEAFRTVIVTGGVTAASRALHITQPAVTRLIHDLQYALGLRLFERRGTRLVPTNEALSLYREVERQFVGLERIESAAKNLREGRSGRLRIAALPTFNVGFLQRIVGVFLKEKPEIELSIYGSISSQVVEWVASGFCDIGFAQGPLDFPNIDVEWLPLVQSVAVIPAGHRLAAKAVLGPRDFVDEPFVSLEQSTQTRYRIDAIFATAGVTRLTRVETPLSMIACSLVAAGAGLSIVDPFTAAEYDGRGIVVRPFAPALQYDIGVVWATGRLRSALALELADKVRTAIAELARDADAGFAKPPP; encoded by the coding sequence ATGCTAAATCCGCGCCAGATCGAGGCTTTCCGCACCGTGATCGTCACCGGCGGCGTGACTGCGGCGTCGCGCGCGCTCCACATCACCCAGCCGGCGGTGACGCGGTTGATCCATGATCTGCAATATGCGCTCGGCCTGCGCCTGTTCGAGCGGCGCGGCACGCGCCTGGTCCCGACCAATGAGGCGCTTTCGCTCTATCGCGAGGTCGAGCGCCAGTTCGTCGGCCTGGAGCGTATCGAGAGCGCGGCGAAGAATTTGCGCGAAGGCCGCTCCGGGCGGCTGCGGATCGCGGCGCTGCCGACCTTCAATGTCGGATTCCTGCAGCGTATCGTCGGCGTTTTCCTCAAGGAAAAGCCTGAGATCGAGCTCTCTATCTATGGCAGCATTTCGTCGCAGGTCGTCGAGTGGGTCGCGAGCGGTTTCTGCGATATCGGCTTTGCACAGGGGCCGCTCGACTTCCCCAATATCGACGTCGAATGGCTGCCGCTGGTGCAGAGCGTGGCGGTCATTCCGGCGGGTCACAGGCTGGCGGCGAAGGCTGTGCTGGGGCCGCGGGATTTCGTCGACGAACCCTTCGTCTCGCTCGAACAATCGACGCAGACGCGCTATCGGATCGACGCGATATTCGCGACCGCGGGTGTGACCCGGTTGACGCGGGTCGAGACGCCCCTGTCGATGATCGCGTGTTCGCTGGTGGCGGCCGGCGCTGGGCTCTCGATCGTCGATCCATTCACTGCGGCCGAGTACGATGGACGCGGTATCGTCGTGCGCCCTTTCGCGCCGGCGTTGCAATACGATATCGGCGTGGTCTGGGCGACCGGGCGCTTGCGGTCGGCGCTGGCGCTGGAACTCGCCGACAAGGTCCGCACGGCGATCGCCGAACTCGCGCGCGATGCCGATGCCGGTTTTGCGAAACCACCGCCCTGA
- a CDS encoding LysR family transcriptional regulator, protein MNLRQVEAFRLIMLRGSMTAAAQELRTSQPSISRLIAELEASIELRLFERKAGRLTPTDEGLTFYREVERSFLGLENLAQAAKDIRFFGTGRLRIAAMPAVALGFVPRCIRIFKERYPNVTISLQMRSEATVTRWSSSHYCDIGFVANIVGSPSIEVRHLYSLPGYCALPPGHKLASREIIVPEDLEGESFISLALEDGARARVDRVFERLGVKRQLALEAPFGATICALVGQGLGIGIVNPIVADDYRHTGITFRPFKPAIVFEGNALFPTHHQANVLVDGFLRIVRDELRQYELAE, encoded by the coding sequence ATGAACCTGAGGCAAGTCGAGGCTTTTCGCCTCATCATGCTGCGCGGCTCGATGACGGCGGCCGCGCAGGAGCTGCGCACCTCGCAACCCAGCATCAGCCGTTTGATCGCCGAACTCGAAGCCTCGATCGAGTTGAGACTGTTCGAACGCAAGGCCGGCCGCCTGACGCCGACCGACGAGGGCCTGACCTTCTATCGCGAGGTCGAACGCAGCTTCCTCGGCCTGGAGAACCTGGCGCAAGCCGCCAAGGACATCCGCTTCTTCGGCACCGGGCGACTGCGCATCGCGGCGATGCCGGCGGTGGCGCTGGGCTTCGTGCCGCGCTGCATCCGCATCTTCAAGGAGCGCTATCCGAATGTGACGATCTCGCTGCAGATGCGCAGCGAGGCGACGGTGACGCGCTGGTCGTCCTCGCATTATTGCGACATCGGCTTCGTCGCCAACATCGTCGGTTCGCCCTCGATCGAGGTCCGCCACCTCTACAGCCTGCCGGGCTATTGCGCGCTGCCGCCGGGACATAAATTGGCGAGCCGCGAGATCATCGTCCCCGAGGATCTGGAAGGCGAATCCTTCATCTCGCTGGCGCTGGAGGACGGCGCCCGGGCACGCGTCGATCGCGTCTTCGAGCGGCTGGGCGTCAAGCGCCAGCTCGCGCTTGAAGCGCCCTTCGGGGCGACGATCTGCGCGCTTGTCGGGCAGGGCCTCGGTATCGGCATCGTCAACCCGATCGTCGCCGACGATTACCGGCATACGGGGATCACATTCCGCCCGTTCAAGCCGGCGATCGTCTTCGAGGGCAATGCACTATTTCCGACGCATCACCAGGCCAATGTCCTCGTCGACGGCTTCCTGCGGATCGTCCGCGACGAGTTGCGGCAATACGAACTGGCGGAATGA
- a CDS encoding pyridoxal-phosphate dependent enzyme — protein MVMLSAQALAPARNPRLTGLACLRCDLVLPVATHEGGCPRCARDGHASNLRLVYARDEQVEATTIALPFPEALSLGEGGTPLVEVPELAAAVGVGRLSLKLEWCNPTGSHKDRMSAQLLARAQDRGARLVVAASSGNGGLSVAAYAARAGLSAEIAATDDLPASYRRAISAHGAGIVTFAESLERWRHLAIRVAEGAFAATNYHLPAVGTDPFGIEGYKTVAAEIAASAMPDLIVVPCSRGDLLSGLSLGFAEIGRGMPRLVAAEPFPRLSRVMAGEDYRADFAGETAQFSIAGSTVTWQAVQALRGSSGCAVPVGDDAARAAGARLSAIGFHAELSAAAALAALTELARDGSLGGCHAVLILTGSGFRDLADENVGLRDADGAAGRAQSERNQQQAKWPDQRDNG, from the coding sequence ATGGTCATGCTCTCAGCCCAAGCCCTGGCCCCGGCCCGCAATCCGCGTTTGACAGGTCTCGCCTGTCTGCGCTGCGACCTGGTTTTGCCGGTCGCGACGCATGAGGGCGGCTGTCCACGCTGTGCGCGTGATGGGCACGCCTCCAATCTGCGCCTGGTCTATGCGCGGGATGAACAGGTGGAGGCGACGACGATCGCGCTGCCGTTTCCCGAGGCGCTCTCGCTGGGCGAGGGCGGGACGCCATTGGTCGAGGTCCCCGAGCTTGCCGCGGCTGTCGGCGTCGGCCGGCTGTCGCTGAAGCTCGAATGGTGCAACCCGACCGGCTCGCACAAGGACCGGATGAGCGCGCAATTGCTGGCGCGGGCGCAGGATCGCGGCGCGCGGCTGGTTGTCGCTGCTTCCAGCGGCAATGGCGGCTTGTCGGTCGCGGCTTACGCGGCGCGCGCCGGCCTCTCCGCTGAGATTGCAGCGACGGATGATTTGCCGGCCTCCTATCGCCGGGCGATCAGCGCCCATGGCGCCGGCATCGTGACCTTCGCCGAAAGCCTGGAGCGCTGGCGCCATCTCGCCATCCGCGTGGCGGAGGGGGCGTTCGCCGCGACCAATTATCATCTGCCGGCTGTTGGAACCGACCCGTTCGGGATCGAGGGATACAAGACGGTCGCAGCCGAGATCGCGGCCTCCGCCATGCCCGATCTCATCGTCGTGCCCTGCTCGCGCGGCGATCTGCTCTCGGGCCTGTCGCTCGGCTTCGCGGAAATCGGGCGCGGCATGCCGAGGCTGGTGGCGGCCGAGCCCTTCCCGCGGCTTTCGCGCGTGATGGCGGGCGAGGATTATCGCGCCGACTTCGCCGGCGAGACCGCGCAATTCTCGATCGCCGGCAGCACCGTCACCTGGCAGGCCGTCCAGGCCTTGCGGGGCAGCAGCGGCTGCGCCGTCCCGGTCGGCGATGATGCGGCGCGCGCGGCCGGCGCAAGACTTAGCGCGATCGGCTTCCACGCCGAGCTGTCGGCGGCGGCGGCACTGGCTGCGCTCACCGAACTGGCGCGGGACGGCTCGCTTGGCGGGTGCCACGCCGTGCTGATCCTGACCGGATCGGGCTTCAGGGATCTGGCGGATGAAAACGTGGGCCTCCGCGATGCGGATGGCGCGGCGGGCCGGGCTCAGTCGGAACGGAATCAACAACAGGCCAAATGGCCCGATCAGAGGGATAACGGATGA
- a CDS encoding transporter substrate-binding domain-containing protein has product MTQFQTLQSHSRRLPVLSTLAALAATALSAGLVSAQTLPPLPAAIKATGLLKAGVRCDQPPYGYKDETGKFAGVETEMAIQIAAWAFGSPDKIELTCVTAENRIPQLSGKKVDLLIATLGVTPERARVIDFSKPYRWGGSDMLVAKDSPIKKLDDVAGKIVIMLKGSTQAKWFEDNMPKVDNLRLNTASDALQSLKQGRGDAYTHDAATLIVIAAKDPTLRLVGEPFAISDAAVGVRKNEAEWLAYVDAALDRMKAEGLYAKWVDQWIPADIRPFYVDAFQKPKPTAR; this is encoded by the coding sequence ATGACGCAGTTTCAGACTTTGCAGTCTCACAGCCGGCGCCTGCCGGTGCTTTCGACCCTCGCGGCCCTTGCTGCGACCGCCTTGTCCGCTGGGCTCGTGAGCGCGCAGACCCTGCCGCCGCTGCCCGCGGCGATCAAGGCCACAGGCCTTCTCAAGGCCGGCGTGCGCTGCGACCAACCGCCCTATGGCTACAAGGACGAGACCGGCAAATTCGCCGGCGTCGAGACCGAGATGGCGATTCAGATCGCCGCCTGGGCCTTCGGCTCGCCCGACAAGATCGAATTGACCTGTGTGACCGCGGAGAACCGCATCCCGCAGCTCTCCGGTAAGAAGGTCGACCTCCTGATCGCGACGCTCGGCGTCACGCCCGAGCGCGCCCGCGTCATCGATTTCTCGAAGCCCTATCGCTGGGGCGGCAGCGACATGCTGGTCGCCAAGGACAGCCCGATCAAGAAGCTCGACGATGTCGCCGGCAAGATCGTGATCATGCTGAAGGGCTCGACCCAGGCGAAATGGTTCGAGGACAACATGCCGAAGGTCGACAACCTCCGGCTCAACACGGCTTCCGACGCGCTGCAGTCGCTGAAGCAGGGGCGCGGCGATGCCTATACCCACGACGCCGCAACGCTGATCGTGATCGCGGCGAAGGACCCGACCCTGCGCCTCGTCGGGGAGCCTTTCGCGATTTCCGATGCCGCTGTCGGCGTGCGCAAGAACGAGGCGGAATGGCTCGCCTATGTCGATGCCGCGCTCGACCGGATGAAGGCTGAAGGCCTCTACGCGAAATGGGTCGACCAGTGGATCCCGGCCGATATCCGGCCCTTCTATGTCGACGCCTTCCAGAAGCCGAAGCCGACGGCACGCTGA
- a CDS encoding amino acid ABC transporter permease: MEFDLAYLMAQGPALMRGLWLTVQVSAISIVLSIVIGLMGAAVRVLKLPVLDKLVIGYVEFIRNTPLLAQLFFIFYGLPTIGLKLSLFWSGVLSLTLWAGAYQIENIRGGLETVAKGLREAAFSLGLTPWRFFRLIAAPMAIRVGLPSMLNTSISLLKNSSYLQAIGLAELTYVAIDRISMDFRTIEMFVAICVIYLALVLVLSVFANRLENRLNKPFRV, from the coding sequence ATGGAATTCGACCTCGCCTATCTGATGGCGCAAGGGCCGGCGCTGATGCGCGGCCTGTGGCTGACCGTGCAAGTCAGCGCGATCTCCATCGTGCTGTCGATCGTCATCGGGTTGATGGGCGCAGCAGTCAGGGTGCTGAAGCTGCCGGTGCTGGACAAGCTCGTCATCGGCTACGTCGAGTTCATCCGCAACACGCCGCTGCTCGCCCAGCTCTTCTTCATCTTCTACGGTTTGCCGACAATCGGTCTCAAGCTCTCGCTGTTCTGGTCGGGCGTGCTGAGCCTGACGCTGTGGGCTGGCGCCTATCAGATCGAGAACATCCGCGGCGGGCTGGAGACGGTCGCGAAAGGCCTGCGCGAGGCGGCCTTTTCGCTTGGCCTGACGCCCTGGCGCTTCTTCCGCCTGATCGCGGCACCGATGGCGATCCGGGTCGGCCTGCCATCGATGCTCAACACCTCGATCTCGCTGTTGAAGAACTCGTCCTATCTCCAGGCGATCGGGCTGGCCGAGCTGACCTATGTCGCGATCGACCGGATCTCGATGGATTTCCGCACGATCGAGATGTTCGTCGCGATCTGCGTGATCTATCTCGCGCTCGTCCTGGTGCTTTCCGTCTTCGCCAACCGTCTCGAGAATCGGCTGAACAAGCCGTTCAGGGTTTGA
- a CDS encoding amino acid ABC transporter permease has protein sequence MTLLIKNLPFILQGIGMTLALALATLLISTVIAFILGILATLRFRWLRWLVKAYVELFRDIPLIVNIFFVFFVAPLFGMELSPFAAVTVGLSLWGSANGTEIVRAGFASVPRHQWQSAAALGLKPWEVYLFITGPQALRSILPPFVGLLTLLVQATSLGALVGVSEFFKVGQIIVERTTMMEGWNPAFTVYGAVLLIYFVICSALTWFGRWLERRLKNDQRRPASAGPLLVKPLTQLP, from the coding sequence ATGACACTCCTCATCAAGAACCTGCCCTTCATCCTCCAGGGCATCGGCATGACCCTGGCGCTGGCGCTGGCGACGCTGCTGATCTCAACCGTGATCGCCTTCATCCTGGGCATCCTGGCGACCCTGCGCTTCCGCTGGCTGCGCTGGCTGGTGAAGGCCTATGTCGAACTGTTCCGCGACATCCCGCTGATCGTGAACATCTTCTTCGTCTTCTTCGTCGCGCCGCTGTTTGGCATGGAGCTGTCGCCTTTCGCGGCCGTCACGGTCGGCCTCTCGCTCTGGGGCAGCGCCAACGGCACCGAGATCGTGCGCGCCGGCTTCGCTTCGGTGCCCAGGCATCAGTGGCAAAGCGCGGCCGCGCTCGGGCTCAAGCCCTGGGAGGTCTATCTCTTCATCACCGGCCCGCAGGCTCTGCGCTCGATCCTGCCGCCCTTCGTCGGCTTGCTGACATTGCTCGTGCAGGCAACGTCGCTCGGCGCCCTCGTCGGCGTCAGCGAGTTCTTCAAGGTCGGCCAGATCATCGTCGAGCGTACCACGATGATGGAGGGCTGGAACCCGGCCTTCACCGTCTATGGCGCGGTGCTGCTGATCTATTTCGTCATCTGCTCCGCGCTGACCTGGTTTGGCCGCTGGCTCGAACGCCGGTTGAAGAACGACCAGCGCAGGCCTGCCTCGGCGGGCCCGCTGCTCGTCAAGCCGCTGACGCAGCTGCCCTGA
- the argH gene encoding argininosuccinate lyase has protein sequence MESKVSRRLTETVAQEVCDHIYGPRLARDFRAVFGYMTDLNQAHVLMLARCGLISPDAARTLAAGLLRMEEEGPEVVELDPQREDSYFNYEAHLIKLIGTDAGGRMHIARSRNDLTAALDRLRARDLLLDAGQALLQVEEHALDGAFRFRDAVMPGYTHLQPAQPVTYGFYLAGVAQSFERDFGRLADAWARTNISPLGAGALAGTTFAIDRHAVAATLGFEGLVENTLDAVATRDFGLEILADLSQIAIGWSRVAQDYHVLVSHEFQTIEFPDRVTGTSSIMPQKKNPVVLEHLKGKAGHLLGLYVASATAVKGTHFTNTIDGNREGMRGVWEAGEEALRCLALFDLIIATGRPNAALMKRRVTEDFASATDLADVLVRDADLSFREAHHIVGAVVRAAMDRGLAADGITTEMVDEAARDQLGRPLGLSPELVRVSLDPTASVAARTLPGGPAPEAVARSVEAAQVRLETRRADLAGKRSRLQQAREALKRDMHQLAS, from the coding sequence ATGGAATCGAAAGTCAGCCGCCGCTTGACCGAGACGGTCGCGCAGGAAGTCTGCGACCATATCTACGGACCGCGCCTCGCCCGCGATTTCCGCGCCGTTTTCGGTTACATGACCGATCTCAACCAGGCCCATGTGCTGATGCTGGCGCGCTGCGGGCTGATCTCGCCTGATGCCGCCAGGACGCTCGCGGCCGGCCTGCTGCGCATGGAGGAGGAAGGGCCCGAGGTCGTCGAGCTCGATCCGCAGCGCGAGGATTCCTACTTCAATTACGAAGCCCATCTGATCAAGCTGATCGGCACGGATGCGGGCGGGCGCATGCATATTGCCCGCAGCCGCAATGACCTCACCGCCGCGCTCGATCGCTTACGCGCCCGCGATCTCCTGCTCGACGCTGGACAGGCGTTGCTCCAGGTCGAGGAGCACGCGCTCGATGGCGCCTTTCGCTTCCGCGACGCGGTGATGCCGGGCTACACCCATCTGCAGCCGGCCCAGCCCGTGACCTATGGCTTCTACCTCGCCGGCGTGGCGCAATCCTTCGAGCGCGATTTCGGCCGGCTCGCCGATGCCTGGGCGCGCACCAATATCAGCCCGCTTGGCGCGGGAGCGCTTGCCGGCACGACCTTCGCCATCGACCGGCATGCGGTCGCAGCCACGCTCGGCTTCGAGGGGCTGGTCGAGAATACGCTCGATGCGGTGGCGACCCGCGATTTCGGCCTCGAGATCCTGGCCGATCTCTCGCAGATCGCGATCGGCTGGAGCCGCGTCGCGCAGGATTATCACGTGCTGGTCTCGCATGAGTTCCAGACGATCGAATTCCCCGATCGCGTCACCGGCACCTCCAGCATCATGCCGCAGAAGAAGAACCCGGTCGTGCTGGAGCACCTCAAGGGCAAGGCAGGCCATCTGCTCGGGCTCTATGTCGCCTCGGCCACGGCGGTGAAGGGCACGCATTTCACCAACACCATCGACGGCAACCGCGAGGGCATGCGCGGCGTCTGGGAGGCGGGCGAGGAAGCTCTGCGCTGCCTTGCCCTGTTCGACCTGATCATCGCCACCGGCCGGCCCAACGCCGCCTTGATGAAGCGCCGCGTCACCGAGGATTTCGCCTCGGCGACGGACCTTGCCGACGTGCTGGTGCGCGACGCCGACCTCTCCTTCCGCGAGGCGCATCACATCGTCGGCGCCGTCGTGCGCGCGGCGATGGATCGTGGGCTCGCGGCTGACGGGATTACCACCGAAATGGTCGATGAGGCGGCCCGCGACCAACTCGGCCGGCCGCTCGGCCTGTCGCCGGAGCTCGTGCGCGTCAGCCTCGACCCGACCGCAAGCGTCGCGGCCCGCACCCTGCCGGGCGGCCCGGCACCCGAGGCCGTGGCGCGCTCGGTCGAGGCGGCGCAAGTGCGGCTGGAGACGCGCCGCGCCGACCTTGCCGGCAAGCGCAGCCGCCTGCAGCAGGCGCGCGAGGCCCTGAAACGCGACATGCACCAGCTCGCTTCATGA
- a CDS encoding amino acid ABC transporter ATP-binding protein, translated as MSDPSPLISLKGIGKRFGDHAALQDIDLDVATGSVVVLIGPSGSGKSTLIRCINGLVRPDEGSLTVAGRAVDIHNEGAWQELRTQIGMVFQDYALFPHLTVMRNMTLTPQRRRKVSRAVAEEEARKLLACVGLAQKADDYPSALSGGQQQRIAIVRALAMQPKAILFDEPTSALDPETITSVLDVMRDLAREGTTMVVVTHEMGFAREVADRVVFMADGRIVEQGPPAEFFANPRHERTRAFLSNIRSFGEANHA; from the coding sequence ATGAGTGATCCCAGCCCGCTGATCTCGCTGAAAGGCATCGGCAAGCGTTTCGGCGACCATGCCGCGCTGCAGGACATCGATCTCGATGTTGCGACCGGCAGCGTCGTCGTGCTGATCGGTCCGAGCGGCTCGGGCAAGAGCACGCTGATCCGCTGCATCAACGGGCTGGTGCGGCCCGATGAGGGCTCGCTGACAGTCGCCGGCCGGGCGGTCGACATTCACAATGAGGGCGCCTGGCAAGAGCTGCGGACGCAGATCGGCATGGTCTTCCAGGACTATGCGCTGTTTCCGCACCTCACCGTGATGCGCAACATGACGCTGACGCCGCAACGTCGTCGCAAAGTGTCGCGCGCGGTCGCTGAGGAGGAGGCGCGCAAGCTGCTCGCTTGCGTCGGCCTCGCCCAAAAGGCTGACGACTATCCATCCGCGCTGTCCGGCGGGCAGCAGCAGCGCATCGCCATCGTGCGGGCGCTCGCCATGCAGCCCAAGGCGATCCTGTTCGACGAGCCGACCTCGGCGCTCGACCCCGAGACCATCACCAGCGTGCTCGATGTGATGCGCGATCTCGCCCGCGAAGGCACCACCATGGTCGTCGTCACCCATGAGATGGGCTTTGCCCGCGAGGTCGCCGACCGCGTCGTCTTCATGGCCGATGGCCGCATCGTCGAGCAGGGGCCGCCTGCCGAATTCTTCGCCAATCCACGACACGAGCGCACGCGCGCCTTCCTGTCCAACATCAGATCCTTCGGGGAGGCGAACCATGCCTGA